A stretch of Clostridium formicaceticum DNA encodes these proteins:
- a CDS encoding ABC transporter substrate-binding protein, which yields MKKMEKNIVLLVIVMIFLTGCSTGTSGIATTEKAKIKLAAQATSGQVFQFLAEDKGYLEEEGIDVELVYINNGSDAFSALSSGQVDVISTYGTGGPLIQIANGQEFTIFGGYMIIGATPVFAMPDTVYNSVEDFRGKKIAIMRGGTPDIVLKGILYDAGFDLEKDVTFVEMKRNPDVMEAVRNGEVDFGAVSTGFELQIAEAGMKIVLWPDELWPNHSCCRMIAKTSWLEENPEAAQKLLRAYLRAEEAMQEDMDRVVALTVENLDMTVETAKSFLLSPHMIYETDPYKNSVITMWKKMQSFGYIVDPSIDIEDHINISNYKAALDSLIERYPDSPFFQKKLVMFEEHNL from the coding sequence ATGAAAAAAATGGAAAAAAACATTGTACTCTTAGTAATAGTAATGATCTTTTTAACGGGTTGCTCTACAGGAACTTCTGGAATAGCCACTACTGAGAAAGCCAAGATTAAATTAGCAGCACAGGCAACCTCCGGTCAGGTGTTCCAGTTTCTTGCTGAGGACAAGGGTTACTTGGAGGAAGAAGGTATTGACGTTGAACTTGTTTATATCAACAATGGTTCAGATGCTTTTTCAGCTTTAAGTTCAGGCCAAGTAGATGTAATTTCTACCTACGGTACAGGTGGACCTTTAATACAGATTGCAAACGGTCAAGAATTTACCATTTTTGGTGGCTATATGATTATCGGTGCAACGCCTGTTTTTGCTATGCCTGACACGGTATACAATAGTGTGGAAGATTTTCGCGGCAAAAAAATTGCTATTATGAGAGGTGGTACGCCTGATATCGTACTGAAGGGTATCTTATATGATGCAGGCTTCGATCTGGAAAAAGATGTTACCTTTGTTGAAATGAAAAGAAATCCAGATGTTATGGAAGCGGTACGCAACGGTGAAGTAGATTTCGGTGCAGTATCTACAGGCTTTGAGCTTCAAATTGCTGAGGCAGGGATGAAAATTGTTTTATGGCCAGATGAGCTTTGGCCTAACCATTCCTGCTGTCGTATGATTGCAAAAACAAGCTGGCTCGAGGAGAATCCTGAAGCAGCACAAAAGTTGTTGAGGGCATACCTAAGAGCTGAAGAAGCCATGCAAGAGGATATGGATCGGGTTGTTGCGTTAACGGTTGAAAATTTAGATATGACTGTTGAAACAGCAAAAAGCTTCTTGCTCAGCCCACACATGATTTATGAAACAGATCCCTATAAAAACAGTGTAATAACAATGTGGAAAAAAATGCAGTCTTTTGGTTATATCGTTGACCCTTCCATTGATATTGAAGACCATATCAATATCTCCAATTATAAAGCAGCTTTAGATTCTTTGATTGAAAGGTATCCCGATAGCCCCTTTTTCCAGAAGAAGCTGGTCATGTTTGAGGAACATAATCTATAG
- a CDS encoding ABC transporter ATP-binding protein: MLNVSVKHLSFSYDKDLILDDINMKVKAGAFICLLGQSGCGKSTFLRLLAGLEKPNSGEIFVNNESVKKADLQRGVVFQDYGLFPWMTAGENIMIALKQKFKNLSFSQRKAEALRRMKDVKLAESVFDKLPKELSGGMKQRCAIARAFSIDPPILLMDEPFGALDAVTRIKLQDLVLELWKKETANRKTIFFVTHDVDEALLLATDIFVFGQTPSKIIYTHSFENDKKLDRKTIHDDSEAMALRNHLIKIIHNEVQIKSNI, encoded by the coding sequence ATGCTGAATGTATCAGTAAAGCACTTAAGTTTTTCTTATGACAAGGATTTGATATTAGATGATATTAATATGAAGGTTAAAGCTGGAGCTTTTATCTGCCTACTAGGGCAATCTGGCTGCGGAAAAAGCACCTTCCTTCGTTTACTTGCAGGCTTGGAAAAGCCAAACTCTGGGGAAATTTTTGTAAACAACGAATCTGTTAAAAAAGCAGACCTACAGAGAGGTGTGGTTTTCCAGGATTATGGTCTTTTTCCTTGGATGACTGCTGGAGAAAATATAATGATTGCCCTTAAACAAAAGTTTAAGAATTTGAGCTTCAGCCAGCGCAAAGCGGAAGCACTTAGAAGGATGAAAGATGTGAAGTTAGCTGAGTCAGTTTTTGACAAGCTCCCCAAAGAGCTTTCTGGCGGTATGAAGCAACGTTGTGCAATTGCCCGTGCCTTCAGCATAGATCCTCCTATTCTTTTAATGGATGAGCCATTTGGTGCGCTGGACGCAGTAACAAGGATAAAACTTCAAGATTTAGTTTTAGAATTGTGGAAGAAAGAAACTGCAAATCGGAAGACAATTTTTTTTGTTACACATGATGTAGATGAGGCATTACTCCTAGCAACGGATATTTTTGTGTTTGGGCAAACACCTAGTAAAATCATTTACACCCATTCATTTGAAAACGATAAAAAACTAGATAGAAAAACAATACATGATGATAGTGAGGCTATGGCGCTGCGGAACCATCTTATAAAAATTATCCACAATGAGGTTCAAATAAAATCTAATATATAG
- the accB gene encoding acetyl-CoA carboxylase biotin carboxyl carrier protein — MDMKEIKDLILTIDKTSIQTVEIEKNDIKIKIDKRSINKNSPSMIVTDTNEAKVTSKDVASEVNVPEHIQPINEDENIYTVKSSMIGTFYEKPSPDAPPFVKAGDKVDKGQTLCIIEAMKMMNEIQCEFDGEVIEVLIENEDIVEYGQPLMRIRRY, encoded by the coding sequence ATGGACATGAAAGAAATTAAGGACTTAATTCTGACAATAGACAAAACCAGTATACAAACAGTTGAAATAGAAAAAAATGATATTAAAATCAAGATTGATAAAAGATCTATAAATAAAAACAGTCCATCAATGATTGTTACAGATACAAATGAAGCGAAGGTAACTTCTAAAGATGTAGCATCTGAAGTAAATGTTCCAGAGCATATTCAGCCAATAAATGAGGATGAAAATATTTATACAGTAAAATCCTCTATGATCGGTACATTCTATGAAAAACCCAGTCCTGATGCTCCACCTTTTGTAAAGGCAGGAGACAAAGTAGACAAAGGCCAAACCTTGTGCATTATTGAAGCGATGAAAATGATGAACGAAATACAATGCGAATTTGACGGTGAGGTCATAGAGGTATTGATAGAAAACGAAGATATCGTTGAATATGGCCAGCCTTTAATGAGGATCAGGAGGTATTAG
- a CDS encoding acetyl-CoA carboxylase biotin carboxylase subunit, with product MFKKILIANRGEIALRIIRACKDMGIETVAVYSEIDEDSAHVHMADRAICIGPATSKKSYLNIDNIISAALVTKCEAIHPGYGFLSENSKLVEACELNDIKFIGPSKEHMEKMGNKSEAKKTMIEAGVPVVPGSQGSTNKAEEAFEVAKKIGFPVIIKAASGGGGRGMRIVYCENEFIEKFNMAKSESATAFNDDAMYVEKFIEEPRHIEFQILADHYGNVIHLGERDCTLQRRNQKVLEEAPCAIIGEDLRNKMGEMALRAAKSVHYTNAGTIEFLLDKHNDFYFIEMNTRIQVEHPVTEMVTGIDLIKEQIKIAYGERLNITQDQIKINGHAIECRINAEDPSKDFRPSPGEIEGYFPPGGYGVRMDSHIYSGYKIPPTYDSMIGKLIVWGKDRNEAIDRMKRALDELAITGINTNIEFEKALVSNEKFLKNQLDTSFIDKEMFNNKVTETEANKC from the coding sequence ATGTTTAAGAAAATACTTATTGCCAATAGAGGAGAAATCGCCCTTAGGATTATTCGAGCCTGCAAAGATATGGGCATAGAAACTGTGGCTGTTTATTCTGAAATAGATGAGGATTCTGCCCATGTACATATGGCAGATAGAGCAATTTGTATAGGGCCTGCGACATCTAAAAAGAGTTACTTAAACATAGATAACATAATAAGTGCAGCGCTGGTCACAAAATGCGAAGCTATCCATCCAGGTTACGGATTTCTCTCAGAGAATTCTAAGTTAGTAGAGGCATGTGAATTAAATGATATAAAGTTTATTGGCCCTTCTAAAGAACATATGGAGAAGATGGGAAATAAGTCCGAAGCAAAAAAAACAATGATAGAAGCCGGCGTTCCTGTTGTCCCTGGTTCACAAGGTTCTACAAATAAAGCAGAGGAAGCCTTTGAAGTAGCTAAAAAAATTGGTTTTCCCGTTATCATAAAAGCTGCCAGCGGTGGCGGTGGAAGAGGAATGAGAATCGTATATTGTGAAAATGAGTTTATCGAAAAGTTTAACATGGCAAAATCAGAATCCGCTACAGCCTTTAATGATGACGCTATGTATGTAGAAAAATTTATAGAAGAACCTAGGCATATAGAATTTCAAATATTAGCAGATCATTATGGCAATGTAATTCATCTAGGTGAAAGAGACTGTACCCTACAAAGAAGAAATCAAAAGGTTTTAGAAGAAGCTCCTTGTGCAATTATAGGTGAAGATCTAAGAAATAAAATGGGAGAAATGGCTCTTCGAGCAGCTAAGTCTGTTCATTATACAAATGCTGGCACAATAGAATTTTTGTTGGATAAACATAATGATTTTTACTTTATAGAAATGAATACAAGAATACAGGTGGAACATCCTGTAACAGAAATGGTCACTGGTATCGATTTAATAAAAGAACAGATAAAGATAGCCTATGGAGAAAGACTGAATATTACGCAAGACCAAATAAAAATCAATGGTCATGCTATTGAATGTAGAATCAATGCTGAAGATCCTAGTAAGGACTTTAGGCCTTCCCCTGGTGAAATAGAAGGATATTTTCCTCCCGGTGGCTATGGTGTTCGAATGGATAGCCACATTTACAGCGGTTATAAAATCCCCCCTACCTATGACTCCATGATTGGCAAACTTATCGTATGGGGAAAAGATAGAAATGAAGCTATAGATCGAATGAAAAGAGCCCTAGATGAATTAGCAATCACCGGTATCAATACGAACATTGAGTTTGAAAAAGCTCTTGTAAGTAATGAAAAATTTCTAAAGAACCAATTAGATACTTCCTTTATAGATAAAGAAATGTTTAATAATAAAGTCACAGAAACGGAGGCAAATAAATGTTAA
- the accD gene encoding acetyl-CoA carboxylase, carboxyltransferase subunit beta: MLKDLFSKKKYAPINAPNQQTKKNVAPSNTVKPTPVTSEKVEKLKGLGARDRIKELADENTFIEYDAELKTTDPLNFPNYTEKVISAMSSTHENEVVITGEAKIQGEPCILCVMDPNFIMGSMGSVVGEKITRAIEKAIESKLPVIIFCASGGARMQEGILSLMQMAKTSAALARLSEEGLLYISVLTNPTTGGVTASFAMLGDIILAEPGALIGFAGPRVIEQTIRQKLPEGFQKSEFLQAKGFVDKIVDRKDMRNVLSKILKIHAVGGEEIDA, from the coding sequence ATGTTAAAAGACCTCTTTAGCAAAAAAAAGTATGCACCTATCAATGCCCCTAATCAACAAACAAAAAAAAATGTTGCACCTAGCAATACCGTAAAGCCTACCCCAGTAACCTCAGAGAAGGTTGAAAAACTTAAAGGCTTAGGAGCCAGAGATAGAATAAAAGAATTAGCAGACGAAAACACATTTATAGAATATGATGCAGAATTAAAAACTACAGATCCTCTAAATTTTCCTAATTACACTGAAAAGGTTATATCAGCAATGTCCAGTACCCATGAAAACGAAGTTGTAATCACAGGAGAAGCCAAAATCCAGGGAGAACCTTGTATTCTTTGCGTGATGGATCCTAATTTTATTATGGGAAGTATGGGTTCTGTGGTGGGAGAAAAAATCACAAGGGCTATTGAGAAAGCTATTGAAAGCAAACTGCCTGTTATTATTTTTTGTGCCTCTGGTGGAGCTAGAATGCAGGAGGGAATATTATCTTTAATGCAGATGGCGAAAACATCAGCAGCTTTAGCTAGATTATCAGAAGAGGGATTATTATATATTTCTGTTTTGACGAATCCAACAACAGGCGGGGTTACTGCTAGTTTCGCTATGTTAGGGGATATTATTCTTGCTGAACCTGGGGCTCTTATTGGATTTGCAGGGCCTAGAGTAATTGAACAAACGATTAGGCAAAAACTACCCGAAGGGTTTCAAAAATCTGAGTTTTTGCAAGCAAAGGGCTTTGTTGACAAAATCGTAGATAGAAAAGATATGAGAAATGTTCTATCTAAAATTTTAAAAATCCATGCAGTGGGCGGTGAAGAAATAGATGCATAA
- a CDS encoding acetyl-CoA carboxylase carboxyltransferase subunit alpha, giving the protein MHNILEFEKPIHELEGKIIELKNFADKNNINLSHELEVLTQKLELMRKEVYESLSPWQKVKLARLQERPKSLDYIKRLISDFTEFHGDRFYGDDKSIVAGIGMFEGIPVTVIGHQKGKNTNENVKRNFGMPHPEGYRKALRLMKQAEKFKRPIITFIDTPGAYCGLAAEERGQGEAIAVNLMEMSRLKTPTLSIVIGEGGSGGALALGVADRVCMLEHAIYSVISPEGLSSILWKDASLAEKAADIMKLTAQDLLSLNVIDGIIKEPLGGAHKDIDFTADNIKQYISQELKTLRKMNSVELLDTRYKKLRKIGVWQ; this is encoded by the coding sequence ATGCATAATATTTTAGAGTTTGAAAAGCCGATTCATGAGCTTGAAGGAAAAATTATTGAATTAAAAAACTTTGCAGATAAAAATAATATCAACCTATCTCATGAACTTGAAGTACTAACACAAAAGCTTGAACTCATGAGAAAAGAAGTTTATGAAAGCCTAAGTCCTTGGCAAAAAGTAAAATTAGCACGGCTTCAGGAAAGACCAAAATCCTTAGATTATATCAAAAGGCTCATTTCTGATTTTACAGAGTTTCATGGAGATCGGTTTTATGGAGATGATAAATCAATCGTAGCAGGAATCGGAATGTTTGAAGGGATACCTGTTACAGTAATAGGCCATCAAAAAGGTAAGAATACCAATGAAAATGTTAAAAGAAATTTTGGTATGCCTCATCCAGAGGGATATAGAAAAGCCCTAAGATTAATGAAACAGGCAGAAAAGTTTAAAAGACCTATTATAACTTTTATTGACACGCCGGGAGCTTATTGTGGTTTGGCTGCTGAAGAAAGGGGCCAAGGAGAGGCTATTGCTGTTAATCTAATGGAAATGAGCAGGCTTAAAACCCCTACCCTATCTATCGTTATAGGAGAAGGTGGAAGTGGCGGTGCATTAGCCCTTGGTGTTGCAGATCGAGTTTGTATGCTAGAACATGCTATCTATTCTGTCATATCACCAGAAGGCCTTTCTAGTATATTGTGGAAGGATGCTAGCCTCGCAGAAAAAGCAGCGGATATTATGAAATTAACAGCTCAAGATTTACTCTCTTTAAATGTTATAGACGGTATCATCAAAGAGCCTTTGGGTGGTGCTCATAAAGACATAGATTTTACAGCAGATAATATCAAGCAATATATCTCCCAGGAGTTAAAAACCCTTAGAAAAATGAATTCAGTAGAGTTGCTGGACACTAGATACAAAAAACTTAGGAAAATAGGAGTTTGGCAATAA
- a CDS encoding ASKHA domain-containing protein, with the protein MPKIFIKNRNKAIEYMPDKDLLQLLLENEVFVDNPCNGKGSCGKCKIRFLEGKLPAISETEEKFLKQEEIHAGVRLSCLVIPQEDITIEILQKERKHEILTKGYLPEFHFHPAIHKEVFQIEKPTLEKQDSFEDALCAALGIQKLDWRLLQQHEITYGKVTGVFHGEDLIGIESGDTTDSLYGIAIDIGTTTVVAALIDIKTGEELAIASMINPQKQFGLDVLTRITYELENPKDAKEKLQHVIVKGINEMIEDLCSQSQIDRSSIYEIVIAANCTMMHFLLGIDATSIGKSPYAPVFVKSKNILARDIGVKAAQGARLYCLPSVSSYIGADIVAGAYVCQLHRAKENILFIDIGTNGEIVLSNHGKLLSCSCAAGPALEGMNIICGMRAAEGAIEDVKISKKGIELKVIGSEEPAGICGSGILAAVKELLRIGLVKKDGAFIKKEKLEESDYRYGMLQVDGKKRTFILKDGAEELFITQGDVRQVQLAKGAILSGFYALLNQANIAMQQLDKVMIAGQFGAHLPAESLVGTGILPEEVKEKIVYVGNSSKTGAYMALMSVEVRKEIEALANKMDYMELGASEGYERLFTRCLLFSS; encoded by the coding sequence ATGCCTAAGATTTTTATCAAGAATAGAAATAAAGCGATTGAATATATGCCGGATAAAGATTTATTGCAGCTATTATTAGAAAATGAAGTTTTCGTGGATAATCCTTGTAATGGTAAAGGATCTTGTGGAAAGTGTAAAATAAGATTTCTAGAAGGAAAATTACCTGCTATTTCAGAGACGGAAGAGAAGTTTCTAAAACAAGAAGAAATCCATGCTGGGGTCAGATTATCCTGTCTTGTAATACCACAAGAAGACATTACAATTGAAATCTTACAAAAAGAAAGAAAACATGAGATTCTTACAAAGGGATATCTACCGGAATTTCACTTTCATCCTGCAATTCATAAAGAAGTTTTCCAAATAGAAAAGCCAACTTTAGAGAAGCAAGATTCCTTTGAGGATGCCCTATGTGCTGCGTTGGGCATCCAAAAGCTTGATTGGCGATTATTGCAACAGCATGAAATCACATATGGAAAAGTCACGGGGGTTTTTCACGGCGAGGACCTAATTGGCATTGAATCAGGCGATACCACTGATTCTCTTTATGGCATTGCTATTGATATCGGAACCACAACTGTTGTAGCTGCATTAATTGACATAAAGACAGGTGAAGAATTGGCTATAGCCTCCATGATTAACCCTCAAAAACAGTTTGGTCTTGATGTTCTAACCAGGATTACTTATGAACTTGAGAATCCAAAAGATGCTAAAGAAAAGTTGCAACATGTAATTGTCAAGGGGATCAATGAGATGATTGAAGACCTATGTAGTCAATCCCAAATAGACAGAAGTAGTATTTATGAGATAGTTATTGCAGCAAATTGTACAATGATGCATTTTCTTTTGGGCATTGATGCCACATCCATCGGGAAATCTCCCTATGCTCCAGTATTTGTGAAATCAAAAAATATATTGGCGCGAGATATTGGTGTAAAGGCAGCACAGGGGGCAAGACTCTACTGTCTTCCATCGGTTTCATCCTATATAGGGGCAGATATTGTAGCAGGGGCCTATGTCTGCCAGCTTCATAGGGCAAAGGAAAATATACTATTCATAGACATTGGTACAAATGGAGAGATCGTTTTATCCAATCATGGAAAACTATTATCCTGTTCCTGTGCTGCAGGCCCTGCTCTAGAGGGAATGAATATTATTTGTGGTATGAGGGCTGCGGAGGGTGCTATTGAAGATGTAAAAATCAGTAAAAAAGGGATTGAACTTAAGGTGATAGGGAGCGAGGAACCAGCAGGGATATGTGGAAGCGGAATATTGGCTGCTGTGAAGGAACTGCTTCGCATAGGACTTGTAAAAAAAGATGGAGCATTTATAAAGAAAGAAAAACTTGAAGAATCAGATTATCGCTATGGGATGCTTCAAGTAGATGGAAAAAAGCGAACATTTATTTTAAAGGATGGTGCTGAAGAACTGTTCATTACACAAGGGGATGTCCGTCAGGTGCAATTAGCAAAGGGTGCTATCCTCTCAGGTTTTTATGCTTTGCTAAATCAGGCAAACATAGCTATGCAGCAACTTGATAAAGTGATGATCGCAGGGCAGTTTGGAGCCCATCTACCTGCTGAAAGCTTAGTAGGAACAGGGATTTTACCAGAAGAGGTTAAGGAAAAAATAGTCTATGTAGGAAATTCCTCTAAAACAGGAGCCTATATGGCATTGATGTCTGTTGAAGTAAGGAAAGAAATTGAAGCGCTAGCGAATAAAATGGATTATATGGAACTGGGAGCATCAGAAGGATATGAGAGATTGTTTACCCGATGCCTTCTATTTTCAAGCTAG
- a CDS encoding methylcobamide:CoM methyltransferase MtbA, translating into MLSPIERLNRVLNRKEVDRPPCICPGGMMNMVTTELIEEVKIKFPQAHTNAEMMVDLATAVYEKGCFENYGVPFCMTIEAEDFGAKVDMGTNIYEPHVVGYVMNSVKEWKKVSEINFQQGRAKVVLDAIKLLKSKDSGVPIIGNLTGPISAASSIMEPVVFYKELRKNNDEAHGFIDFVTEQLILFAKKQIEAGADIIAISDPSGTGEILGPKLFEEFAVKYINKIIEAIQKENVGTIVHICGRMKNVYAEVNKIKSDVLSFDSIVSMKEAKENLPERLLMGNVSTYTIEFGEPRKVAELTQKCVKDGANILSPACGLGMKSPLKNVKSMIESLTKGDAISNA; encoded by the coding sequence ATGTTATCGCCGATAGAACGATTAAACAGGGTACTTAACAGAAAAGAAGTTGATCGACCACCATGTATTTGTCCTGGCGGCATGATGAATATGGTCACAACAGAGTTAATAGAAGAAGTTAAAATAAAATTTCCGCAAGCCCATACCAATGCAGAAATGATGGTGGATTTGGCAACAGCAGTATATGAAAAGGGATGTTTTGAAAATTACGGTGTGCCCTTTTGCATGACCATTGAAGCAGAAGACTTTGGGGCAAAGGTAGATATGGGGACAAATATTTATGAGCCTCATGTTGTTGGATATGTGATGAATTCTGTGAAGGAATGGAAAAAGGTCTCTGAAATTAATTTTCAACAAGGAAGAGCAAAAGTAGTGCTTGATGCCATTAAATTGTTGAAGTCAAAGGACAGTGGTGTACCCATAATAGGTAACTTAACTGGACCCATTAGTGCCGCAAGCTCCATCATGGAACCGGTTGTCTTTTACAAAGAATTAAGAAAGAATAATGATGAGGCACATGGATTTATTGATTTTGTTACAGAACAACTTATTTTATTTGCAAAGAAGCAAATAGAAGCAGGAGCAGATATAATTGCGATTTCTGACCCAAGTGGTACTGGTGAAATTTTAGGGCCGAAACTGTTTGAAGAATTTGCTGTGAAATATATTAACAAAATTATTGAAGCTATACAAAAAGAAAATGTAGGAACCATTGTGCATATATGCGGACGGATGAAAAATGTCTATGCAGAAGTAAATAAAATAAAAAGTGATGTCTTAAGTTTTGATTCTATCGTCAGTATGAAGGAAGCAAAAGAGAATCTACCTGAGAGGTTGCTGATGGGAAATGTTAGTACTTATACCATTGAATTTGGAGAACCAAGGAAGGTTGCTGAATTAACGCAAAAATGTGTAAAAGACGGAGCAAATATCCTATCTCCTGCATGCGGTCTTGGAATGAAGTCTCCATTAAAAAATGTAAAATCAATGATAGAATCCTTAACAAAAGGAGATGCAATCAGCAATGCCTAA
- a CDS encoding corrinoid protein, whose product MSASKEALLKRLSDGVVNMEEEDVIEACNEYITAGYPAFDGIMEGLVDGMNRASQLYEEEEYFVTDVLLCSDAMYEGLAVLRPHLPAEEAEKEKIKGVIGVVEGDTHDIGKNLVKIMLETAGFEMFDLGRDVPLQRFVDMAKEVNASFVCMSTLMTTTMSGMGKVIEMLKEAEVREQVKVLIGGGPISKKYADTIGADGYAPNAVEAVKLVKNLLDIA is encoded by the coding sequence ATGTCAGCATCAAAGGAAGCGTTATTAAAAAGATTATCAGATGGTGTAGTCAATATGGAGGAAGAAGATGTCATTGAAGCATGTAATGAATATATAACAGCAGGATATCCAGCATTTGACGGGATCATGGAGGGGCTTGTGGATGGTATGAATCGTGCAAGTCAATTATATGAGGAAGAAGAATACTTTGTTACAGATGTATTATTATGTTCAGATGCCATGTATGAAGGACTAGCAGTTTTAAGACCTCATCTTCCTGCAGAGGAAGCAGAAAAGGAGAAAATAAAGGGTGTAATTGGTGTAGTAGAAGGAGACACCCATGATATTGGAAAAAACCTCGTAAAAATCATGTTGGAGACAGCTGGTTTTGAGATGTTTGACCTGGGAAGAGATGTTCCGCTGCAGCGTTTTGTTGATATGGCCAAAGAAGTGAATGCTTCCTTTGTGTGTATGTCAACATTGATGACAACGACAATGAGTGGGATGGGTAAAGTGATAGAGATGCTGAAGGAAGCAGAGGTAAGAGAACAAGTAAAAGTACTAATAGGCGGAGGACCAATTTCAAAGAAATATGCTGATACCATCGGGGCAGATGGCTATGCTCCTAATGCAGTTGAGGCAGTGAAACTGGTAAAAAATCTGCTTGATATAGCATAG
- a CDS encoding uroporphyrinogen decarboxylase family protein, protein MHKDDQMTPNERLGAFMTGKPMDRILAMPVLCSMSGLGLGITHKEKRMSAVNEAKAQVACYERFGNDLTIIEYGLHGVGGALGSQMSDPEDSIPAIIKYALNDLNDVDQLDMSKLELKNDKKLQLHIEATKILIDQVGKEVPTGVLISGPFTAAASIYQTENLLRATKKNPEKLHQLINFCNEGLKMIYREFIKAGAMILLCDPIASGTILHRKQYLEFVLPYTIDLMKDIHDANGMVCYHICGDTTAIVGDMVTSGCDMLSVDNRVDLAYTKQVAGGKVPILGNVDPVEVLYLGNTNDVDLAVKDCIQKAYDSPCGYILASGCDLSGDVPLENIDQFMASARKYGKWPLDPKNFI, encoded by the coding sequence ATGCATAAAGATGATCAAATGACACCAAATGAACGCTTGGGGGCATTTATGACTGGAAAGCCTATGGACAGGATACTGGCCATGCCGGTCCTATGCTCGATGTCCGGACTAGGTTTAGGAATCACCCATAAAGAAAAAAGAATGAGTGCTGTAAACGAAGCTAAGGCACAGGTGGCCTGCTACGAAAGATTTGGGAATGATTTAACTATCATTGAGTATGGATTACATGGGGTTGGTGGGGCTTTAGGCAGTCAGATGAGTGATCCTGAGGATTCAATACCAGCCATCATAAAATATGCTTTAAATGATCTAAATGACGTAGATCAACTGGATATGTCAAAACTAGAGCTGAAAAACGATAAAAAACTCCAATTGCATATAGAGGCTACAAAAATTTTAATTGATCAAGTAGGAAAAGAGGTTCCAACCGGGGTTTTAATATCTGGTCCTTTTACTGCAGCTGCAAGCATCTATCAAACAGAAAATTTGTTAAGAGCAACGAAAAAAAATCCTGAAAAATTACATCAATTAATCAATTTCTGTAATGAAGGATTAAAAATGATCTATAGAGAGTTTATAAAAGCAGGAGCTATGATTCTATTATGTGATCCCATTGCATCAGGAACGATTCTTCATCGAAAGCAATACTTAGAATTTGTTTTACCTTATACGATAGATTTAATGAAGGATATTCACGATGCCAATGGCATGGTTTGTTATCATATCTGTGGAGACACAACTGCAATTGTAGGGGATATGGTGACATCAGGCTGTGATATGTTAAGTGTCGATAACAGGGTAGATTTAGCCTATACAAAGCAGGTGGCAGGAGGTAAAGTGCCTATCCTGGGAAATGTAGACCCAGTAGAGGTGTTGTATTTAGGAAATACCAATGATGTAGACCTAGCGGTAAAAGACTGCATCCAAAAAGCCTATGATAGTCCTTGTGGATATATTTTGGCATCAGGATGTGATCTTTCGGGGGATGTTCCCTTAGAAAATATTGACCAATTTATGGCTTCCGCTAGAAAGTATGGAAAGTGGCCGTTAGATCCGAAAAATTTCATCTAA